One window of the Cryptomeria japonica chromosome 7, Sugi_1.0, whole genome shotgun sequence genome contains the following:
- the LOC131043797 gene encoding homeobox-leucine zipper protein ROC5: MFEQALFRGGAGAGAGAETGAGMSKEEEYEQFSRSGSDNVEGGSCDDADADADAEVDNSHRKKRYHRHTPEQIQELEALFKEYPHPDEKQRLQLSKRLNLETRQVKFWFQNRRTQMKTQLERHENSILRHENEKLRVENVSIRDGIRNPMCAICGGPAVLGEMSMEEQQLRIENARLKHELEQVCALAEKCFGRLIQPDPTMPKSCLDLGATRKPMPGVTEELLQMQMEGLVPPPVPAPAPSPIVVNRLRERTMLAELALASMDELVKMAQTDEPLWIPSLDAASMKTLDYQQYMRHFPCAITSKSLGLAGEATKETAMVIINSSNLVETLMDVNRWKEMFSCIVSKAATVEIISSGMGGTRNGALQLICAQLRVLSPLVPARKVYFLRFCKQHAEGVWAVADVSVEKENENGSPKYRRLPSGCVVEDMMNGYSRVTWVEHTEYDDREVHRLFRGLLNSGAAFGARRWVETLRRHCEFSAVLATMNMDPIGTATAMTVPTPNGRRSMLKLAHRMLENFCTGVSASTDERWHKVSEWTNMEMEEDVRVMTRKTVDRPGEPPGVVLTAATSVWLPFSSHKLFDFLRDDRLRSQWDILSNGGPMQEMAHIPKGHDPANCVSLLRASAMNANQSSMLILQETCTDASGSLVVYAPVDIPAMHAVMSGGDSDYVVLLPSGFVILPNGPQSKCRRSMNEVGGSLLTVAFQILVNDLPTAKLTVESVETVNHLISCTIHKIKAALHCEDP; this comes from the exons ATGTTTGAGCAGGCTCTGTTTCGGGGAGGGGCAGGGGCAGGGGCAGGGGCAGAGACAGGGGCGGGGATGAGTAAAGAGGAGGAGTATGAGCAGTTTAGCAGATCTGGCAGTGACAATGTGGAGGGAGGGTCTTGTGACGATGCGGACGCCGACGCCGACGCCGAGGTCGACAATTCCCATCGCAAGAAACGATATCACAGACATACCCCTGAGCAGATCCAGGAGTTGGAGGC GCTTTTCAAAGAGTACCCACATCCTGATGAGAAGCAAAGGTTGCAACTAAGCAAGCGGTTGAATCTTGAAACCCGTCAAGTCAAGTTCTGGTTCCAGAACCGTCGTACTCAAATGAAA ACTCAACTTGAGAGACACGAAAATTCAATCCTAAGGCACGAAAACGAGAAGCTTCGGGTGGAGAATGTGTCGATTAGAGATGGCATAAGAAATCCAATGTGCGCAATCTGTGGAGGGCCTGCTGTTCTCGGGGAGATGTCCATGGAAGAGCAGCAGCTCCGCATAGAGAATGCGCGCTTGAAACACGAG CTGGAGCAAGTTTGTGCACTTGCTGAGAAATGTTTTGGTAGACTGATTCAACCCGATCCAACGATGCCCAAATCATGTCTAGACCTTGGGGCCACGCGCAAGCCAATGCCAGGTGTTACAGAAGAGCTGTTGCAGATGCAGATGGAGGGGCTTGTACCTCCTCCTGTTCCAGCTCCAGCTCCTAGTCCTATTGTTGTAAACCGCTTAAGGGAGAGAACGATGCTGGCAGAGCTGGCATTGGCATCCATGGATGAGTTAGTGAAAATGGCGCAAACAGATGAACCGCTGTGGATTCCAAGTCTAGATGCTGCCTCTATGAAAACCCTAGACTACCAACAATACATGCGCCACTTCCCTTGTGCAATTACATCCAAATCCTTAGGGCTCGCTGGCGAAGCCACCAAAGAAACTGCCATGGTCATCATCAATAGCTCCAATCTTGTAGAAACACTCATGGATGTG AATCGGTGGAAGGAAATGTTCTCATGTATAGTCTCCAAGGCAGCCACGGTAGAAATAATATCCAGCGGCATGGGTGGAACAAGGAATGGTGCATTGCAGCTG ATATGTGCACAACTGCGAGTACTTTCACCACTGGTGCCTGCTCGGAAGGTTTACTTTCTTAGATTTTGCAAGCAGCACGCTGAAGGTGTGTGGGCAGTGGCGGATGTTTCGGTTGAGAAGGAGAATGAGAATGGAAGTCCAAAGTACAGGAGGCTGCCTTCTGGTTGTGTGGTTGAGGATATGATGAATGGGTATTCCAGGGTGACATGGGTGGAGCACACCGAGTATGATGATCGTGAAGTGCACAGACTTTTTCGCGGTCTGCTAAACAGTGGAGCGGCCTTTGGAGCACGACGCTGGGTCGAAACTCTGCGACGCCACTGCGAATTCTCTGCTGTTCTTGCCACAATGAACATGGATCCTATTG GGACAGCCACAGCCATGACCGTTCCAACTCCAAATGGGCGTCGGAGCATGTTAAAACTGGCACATCGGATGCTAGAGAATTTCTGCACAGGAGTGAGCGCGTCGACAGACGAAAGGTGGCATAAAGTGTCAGAGTGGACCaacatggagatggaggaggatgtCCGCGTGATGACACGAAAAACTGTTGATCGACCTGGAGAGCCGCCGGGCGTGGTGCTCACTGCAGCGACGTCAGTTTGGCTTCCATTTTCCTCCCACAAACTGTTTGATTTCTTACGGGATGACAGACTTAGAAGCCAG TGGGATATACTGTCAAATGGAGGTCCAATGCAAGAAATGGCGCACATTCCCAAGGGACATGATCCTGCCAACTGTGTCTCTCTGCTCAGAGCAAGC GCAATGAATGCAAACCAAAGCAGCATGTTGATATTGCAAGAGACTTGTACAGATGCGTCAGGATCACTTGTAGTTTATGCTCCAGTGGATATTCCAGCCATGCATGCTGTTATGAGTGGGGGCGATTCAGATTATGTTGTGCTTCTCCCTTCTGGCTTTGTTATTCTTCCCAATGGACCACAGTCAAAATGCAGGAGGTCTATGAATGAAGTAGGAGGTTCGCTCTtaacagttgcattccaaatactAGTTAACGATTTGCCAACAGCCAAACTTACTGTGGAGTCAGTTGAGACTGTGAATCATCTCATATCCTGCACAATTCACAAAATCAAGGCTGCTTTGCATTGTGAGGATCCATAA